A genomic stretch from Aminobacter aminovorans includes:
- a CDS encoding (deoxy)nucleoside triphosphate pyrophosphohydrolase has protein sequence MTQQGKRLLLVAACALVDTDGRVLLAQRPEGKSLAGLWEFPGGKVEQGETPEETLIRELREEIGIETKTACLAPLTFASHTYDDFHLLMPLYVCRRFWGIPEPREGQVLKWVRPKQMRDYPMPPADEPLIPFLIDLL, from the coding sequence TTGACCCAACAGGGAAAACGCCTGCTGCTGGTGGCCGCCTGCGCGCTCGTCGATACCGACGGCCGCGTGCTTCTGGCCCAGCGCCCCGAGGGCAAGTCGCTTGCAGGCCTGTGGGAGTTTCCCGGCGGCAAGGTCGAGCAGGGCGAGACGCCGGAGGAAACCCTCATCCGCGAACTGCGCGAAGAGATCGGTATCGAGACCAAGACGGCGTGCCTTGCACCGCTGACCTTCGCCAGCCACACCTATGACGACTTCCATCTCCTGATGCCGCTCTATGTCTGCCGCCGCTTCTGGGGCATTCCGGAACCAAGGGAGGGCCAGGTGCTGAAGTGGGTGCGGCCAAAGCAGATGCGCGACTACCCCATGCCGCCCGCCGACGAGCCGCTGATCCCGTTCCTCATCGACCTGCTCTGA
- a CDS encoding Flp family type IVb pilin: MIRRFLRDKRGATAIEYSLIATLIAMGIIGGLGQFGTALQAYWENIGTKIATP, translated from the coding sequence ATGATCAGGCGATTTCTCAGGGACAAAAGAGGCGCCACAGCGATCGAATACAGCCTGATCGCAACGCTGATCGCGATGGGAATCATCGGCGGCCTGGGACAGTTCGGCACGGCACTTCAGGCATATTGGGAAAACATCGGCACCAAGATCGCGACGCCCTGA
- a CDS encoding methyltransferase domain-containing protein: MQAIFDASLVIAHRRRALAQGVAGADFLMARAAEDLGERLSTVERTFDRGAAIFSVSPAASAVLAASGKVTELVRVEADEAFLGGGPGIISDPETIALEPASVDLAVSLLALQEANDIPGQLIQIRRALKPDGLFLGVLAGAGTLVELRESLLAAETEISGGASPRVIPFTDVRDAGGLLQRAGFALPVADVETVTVRYDTMFGLMQDLRAMGVTSALADRTRKPATRRLFQRAAEIYAERFSDPDGRVRASFSFVWLSGWAPDPSQQKPLKPGSAQVSLAKVLGDEGKS, translated from the coding sequence GTGCAAGCCATTTTCGACGCCAGCCTCGTGATCGCGCACCGGCGCCGTGCCCTGGCGCAGGGCGTAGCCGGCGCCGACTTCCTGATGGCGCGCGCCGCCGAAGACCTCGGAGAACGGCTGTCCACTGTCGAGCGGACCTTCGATCGCGGTGCTGCGATCTTTTCGGTCAGCCCGGCGGCATCGGCTGTTCTGGCGGCCAGCGGCAAGGTCACCGAGCTTGTGCGCGTCGAAGCCGACGAGGCTTTCCTTGGCGGCGGGCCGGGCATCATCTCCGATCCTGAGACCATTGCGCTGGAGCCGGCGAGCGTCGACCTGGCCGTGTCACTGCTTGCGTTGCAGGAAGCCAACGACATTCCCGGCCAGTTGATCCAGATCCGCCGGGCGCTGAAGCCGGACGGGCTGTTCCTCGGTGTATTGGCGGGAGCCGGCACGCTGGTCGAATTGCGTGAAAGCCTGCTTGCCGCCGAGACGGAGATTTCGGGTGGGGCGAGCCCGCGAGTCATCCCCTTCACCGACGTGCGCGATGCCGGCGGATTGTTACAGCGGGCAGGTTTTGCGCTGCCGGTCGCCGATGTCGAAACGGTGACTGTGCGCTACGACACGATGTTTGGGCTGATGCAGGACCTGCGCGCGATGGGCGTGACGAGCGCACTAGCCGACCGGACGCGGAAACCTGCGACGCGCAGGCTTTTCCAGCGTGCAGCCGAAATCTACGCCGAGCGCTTCTCCGATCCGGACGGACGCGTGCGGGCGAGCTTTTCGTTTGTCTGGCTGTCGGGTTGGGCGCCGGATCCGTCGCAGCAGAAGCCGCTCAAGCCGGGGTCGGCACAGGTGTCGCTGGCCAAGGTGCTGGGGGATGAGGGGAAGAGCTAG
- a CDS encoding ComF family protein, with amino-acid sequence MADPMPEIKSLALSVAAWPARILFPPVCAGCRRQVTQTGALCGACWPKLPFLEMPWCEVMGTPFSHDFGAGFLSAEAIANPPPFNRARAAVAYTGIARRMVQGLKFHDRTDLAPWMARWMLRAGAELVADAEVVVPVPLHWRRFFWRQYNQSAELARAIASLSGVPFAPMAVRQQIGLGLREREDNVRAAFVVPPEAEIDVRGRRVLVIDDVYTTGATVAAVTRALRKGGAGAVDVLTFARVLPGDFRPDDTDTI; translated from the coding sequence GTGGCCGATCCGATGCCGGAGATCAAGAGCCTCGCCTTATCAGTTGCCGCTTGGCCGGCGCGGATCCTTTTTCCGCCGGTATGCGCCGGCTGCCGCCGCCAAGTAACGCAAACAGGTGCCTTGTGCGGCGCCTGCTGGCCCAAACTGCCCTTCCTCGAAATGCCCTGGTGCGAGGTGATGGGCACGCCGTTCAGCCATGATTTCGGCGCCGGCTTTCTGTCCGCCGAAGCGATCGCCAACCCGCCGCCCTTCAACAGGGCCCGCGCCGCCGTCGCCTACACCGGCATCGCCCGGCGCATGGTCCAGGGCCTCAAGTTCCATGACCGCACCGACCTTGCACCGTGGATGGCGCGCTGGATGCTGCGAGCGGGTGCCGAACTCGTTGCCGATGCCGAGGTCGTCGTGCCCGTGCCTCTGCACTGGCGGCGTTTCTTCTGGCGCCAGTACAACCAGTCGGCGGAACTCGCCCGTGCCATAGCGTCGCTTTCCGGCGTGCCGTTTGCGCCGATGGCTGTGCGCCAGCAGATCGGGCTTGGCCTGCGCGAACGCGAGGACAATGTGCGCGCTGCCTTCGTCGTCCCGCCCGAAGCCGAGATCGATGTCAGGGGCAGGCGGGTGCTGGTAATCGACGACGTCTACACGACAGGCGCCACGGTCGCGGCGGTGACGCGCGCCCTCAGGAAGGGCGGCGCCGGTGCCGTCGACGTGCTTACCTTTGCGCGGGTTTTGCCGGGGGACTTCCGGCCCGACGATACGGACACTATATAG